The Burkholderia ambifaria AMMD genome has a segment encoding these proteins:
- a CDS encoding DUF4286 family protein — protein MTRLSLPHGQLCVWTDIDPAHEADFNAWYDREHMQERVAIPGFTHARRFRATDGGPRKYLALYVTDTLDVFRGDAYRRAFTQQTAWSLANFERMTGTQRRVGDLTIEAGDGEGVHLALFVLPPERIDVPHLRERFDAALREPGIHAARLFRTAPDLSAPIGADAAARPAADALVLIEGSDAAATRMVAAAIAGHDDVRTFDLMWRAAAPLSVACAETQPAAALPA, from the coding sequence ATGACCCGCCTTTCCCTTCCGCACGGCCAGCTCTGCGTCTGGACGGATATCGACCCCGCGCACGAAGCCGATTTCAACGCGTGGTACGACCGCGAGCACATGCAGGAGCGTGTCGCGATTCCCGGCTTCACGCATGCGCGGCGGTTTCGCGCGACCGACGGCGGCCCGCGCAAATATCTCGCGCTATACGTGACGGACACGCTCGACGTGTTCCGCGGCGACGCCTACCGGCGCGCGTTCACGCAGCAGACCGCATGGTCGCTCGCGAACTTCGAACGCATGACGGGCACGCAGCGGCGGGTCGGCGACCTGACGATCGAGGCCGGCGATGGCGAAGGCGTGCATCTCGCGCTGTTCGTGCTGCCGCCCGAACGCATCGACGTGCCGCACCTGCGCGAGCGCTTCGACGCGGCGCTGCGCGAACCCGGCATCCATGCGGCACGGCTGTTCCGCACCGCGCCGGACCTGTCCGCGCCGATCGGCGCCGATGCGGCCGCGCGTCCGGCCGCCGACGCGCTCGTGCTGATCGAAGGCAGCGACGCCGCGGCCACGCGCATGGTCGCCGCCGCCATCGCCGGTCACGACGACGTGCGCACCTTCGACCTGATGTGGCGCGCCGCCGCGCCGCTGTCGGTCGCATGCGCCGAAACGCAGCCGGCCGCCGCCCTGCCGGCCTGA
- a CDS encoding MFS transporter, with translation MPDTMSTLAQPAAHAPRRVRNSRLASASMIGTSLEWYDFTIYNTLAALVFNHLFFPSVDPLAGTILAFSTYAVGYVSRPLGGFVFGNLGDRIGRRAVLMLTLVLMGITTALMGALPTYAQAGILSPILLVALRFVQGVALGGEWAGAVLLSVEHGDQKRRGLSASWTQMGPSFGTLLGTGCIALVTLSTTSGDFLSWGWRVPFAASALLVVFGFWLRRGVDETPQFEQLAESHATAEVPVAEVLKCHWRRLLIAGGSRIGSDVLYALIVVFTLTYVTTVLHLSRPVALTAVMVGTACNALAVPFFGALSDRFGRRPVYLAGAIAGIVWAFVFFTMLDTARPGAIVAAVAIGLVIHAVMYGPQGAFVTEQFPTRVRYAGSSLAYTLAGIVGGGFAPLVIATLFRQTGTTTAVSLYVTAALVVTSIALLAARETAHRPLAD, from the coding sequence ATGCCCGACACCATGAGCACTCTCGCCCAGCCCGCCGCCCACGCGCCCCGCCGTGTCCGCAACAGCCGACTCGCGTCCGCGAGCATGATCGGCACGTCGCTCGAGTGGTACGACTTCACGATCTACAACACGCTCGCCGCGCTCGTCTTCAATCATCTGTTCTTTCCGTCGGTCGATCCGCTGGCCGGCACGATCCTCGCGTTCTCGACCTATGCGGTGGGCTACGTGTCGCGCCCGCTCGGCGGCTTCGTGTTCGGCAACCTCGGCGACCGCATCGGCCGCCGCGCGGTGCTGATGCTCACGCTTGTGCTGATGGGGATCACGACCGCGCTGATGGGCGCGCTGCCGACCTATGCGCAGGCGGGCATCCTGAGCCCGATCCTGCTCGTCGCGCTGCGCTTCGTGCAGGGCGTCGCGCTCGGCGGCGAATGGGCCGGCGCGGTGCTGCTGTCGGTCGAGCACGGCGACCAGAAGCGGCGCGGGCTGTCCGCGTCGTGGACGCAAATGGGCCCGTCGTTCGGCACGCTGCTCGGCACCGGCTGCATCGCGCTCGTGACGCTGTCGACCACGTCGGGAGACTTCCTGTCGTGGGGCTGGCGCGTGCCGTTCGCGGCCAGCGCGCTGCTCGTCGTGTTCGGCTTCTGGCTGCGTCGCGGCGTCGACGAAACGCCGCAGTTCGAGCAGCTCGCCGAGTCGCACGCGACCGCCGAAGTGCCCGTCGCCGAAGTGCTGAAATGCCACTGGCGACGCCTGCTGATCGCCGGCGGCTCGCGCATCGGCTCCGACGTGCTGTATGCGCTGATCGTCGTGTTCACGCTGACGTACGTGACGACCGTGCTGCACCTGTCGCGCCCCGTCGCGCTGACGGCGGTGATGGTCGGCACGGCCTGCAACGCGCTTGCGGTGCCGTTCTTCGGCGCGCTGTCGGACCGCTTCGGGCGCCGTCCGGTGTACCTCGCCGGCGCGATCGCCGGCATCGTGTGGGCGTTCGTGTTCTTCACGATGCTCGACACCGCGCGGCCGGGCGCGATCGTCGCGGCCGTCGCGATCGGCCTCGTGATCCACGCGGTGATGTACGGCCCGCAAGGCGCGTTCGTCACCGAGCAGTTCCCGACGCGCGTCCGTTATGCGGGCTCGTCACTGGCGTACACGCTCGCCGGCATCGTCGGCGGCGGCTTCGCGCCGCTCGTGATCGCGACGCTGTTCCGCCAGACGGGCACGACCACGGCCGTGTCGCTGTACGTGACCGCGGCGCTCGTCGTGACGTCGATCGCGCTGCTCGCCGCGCGCGAGACCGCGCACCGTCCGCTCGCGGACTGA
- a CDS encoding DUF2848 domain-containing protein, producing the protein MQALSFNVMSLQRAPAQVEVEIERVVIAGWAGRDPEAIRAHIDELAALGVAPPSTTPCFYRVASALLTQAPSIGVLGARSGGEIECVLIDSPAGTLVTVGSDHTDREVEAYGVAVSKQVCAKPLGRDAWRHADIADHWDAIEMRSWLIGPGGERVAYQHGTLSALLAPEVLWQRFDDRRTMPARSAMFGGTVAVHGAIAAMGDGDAFEMELHDPVLGRSLRHRYAVEALPVVA; encoded by the coding sequence ATGCAAGCCCTGTCGTTCAACGTGATGTCCCTGCAACGCGCACCGGCACAGGTCGAGGTCGAGATCGAACGCGTCGTGATCGCCGGCTGGGCAGGCCGCGATCCGGAAGCGATCCGCGCGCACATCGACGAACTCGCGGCGCTCGGCGTCGCGCCGCCGTCGACCACGCCGTGTTTCTATCGCGTAGCGTCGGCGCTGCTCACGCAGGCGCCGTCGATCGGCGTGCTCGGCGCGCGTTCGGGCGGCGAAATCGAGTGCGTGCTGATCGACAGCCCGGCCGGCACGCTGGTGACGGTCGGTTCCGATCATACGGATCGGGAAGTCGAGGCTTACGGCGTCGCGGTGTCGAAACAGGTGTGCGCGAAGCCGCTCGGCCGCGATGCGTGGCGTCATGCGGACATCGCCGATCACTGGGACGCGATCGAGATGCGGTCGTGGCTGATCGGGCCCGGCGGCGAACGCGTCGCGTATCAGCATGGCACGCTCAGCGCGCTGCTCGCGCCGGAGGTGCTGTGGCAGCGCTTCGACGACCGGCGCACGATGCCCGCACGCTCCGCGATGTTCGGCGGTACCGTCGCCGTGCACGGCGCGATCGCGGCGATGGGCGACGGTGATGCGTTCGAGATGGAACTGCACGATCCGGTGCTCGGACGCAGCCTGCGGCACCGGTATGCAGTCGAGGCGTTGCCGGTCGTGGCGTGA
- a CDS encoding NAD-dependent epimerase/dehydratase family protein, protein MTANAGGTQRQALVLGASGGIGGEVARQLRDAGWQVRALKRGLDAGAVERDGIAWIRGDALDRDTVVRAARGCSVIVHAVNPPGYRNWSGLVLPMIDNTIAAATVAQATVVLPGTLYNYGPDAFPVLREEAPQHPTTRKGAIRVELEQRLQAATAQGVRTIIVRAGDFFGAHAGNNWFGQGLIKAGRPVAAISVPGRPGVGHQWAYVPDVARTMVELIERRDTLEPFARFHLGGHWDADGTQMAQAVRRVAQRHGMRPTVRRFPWWLVWAAAPFVTTMREMIEMRYLWREPLRMDNARVTAVLGREPVTPLDTAVEAALTGLGCLR, encoded by the coding sequence ATGACGGCGAACGCAGGCGGGACGCAACGACAGGCACTCGTGCTCGGCGCGAGCGGAGGCATCGGCGGCGAGGTCGCGCGTCAGCTGCGCGATGCCGGCTGGCAGGTGCGCGCGCTCAAGCGCGGGCTCGACGCGGGGGCGGTGGAGCGCGACGGGATTGCATGGATACGCGGCGACGCGCTCGACCGCGACACGGTGGTCCGCGCGGCGCGCGGCTGCAGCGTGATCGTGCATGCGGTGAACCCGCCCGGCTACCGGAACTGGAGCGGGCTGGTGCTGCCGATGATCGACAACACGATCGCGGCGGCGACGGTGGCGCAGGCGACCGTCGTGCTGCCGGGGACTCTCTACAACTACGGTCCCGACGCGTTTCCGGTATTGCGCGAAGAGGCCCCGCAGCATCCGACGACGCGCAAGGGCGCGATCCGCGTCGAGCTGGAGCAGCGGTTGCAGGCGGCGACCGCGCAGGGCGTGCGCACGATCATCGTGCGGGCCGGCGATTTCTTCGGCGCGCACGCGGGCAACAACTGGTTCGGGCAGGGGCTCATCAAGGCAGGGCGCCCGGTTGCGGCCATCAGCGTGCCGGGCCGGCCGGGCGTCGGCCATCAATGGGCGTACGTGCCGGACGTCGCGCGCACGATGGTCGAGCTGATCGAGCGGCGCGACACGCTGGAGCCGTTCGCACGCTTTCATCTCGGCGGTCACTGGGACGCGGACGGCACGCAGATGGCGCAGGCCGTGCGTCGCGTCGCGCAGCGGCACGGGATGCGGCCGACGGTGCGGCGTTTCCCGTGGTGGCTCGTGTGGGCGGCCGCGCCGTTCGTCACGACGATGCGCGAGATGATCGAGATGCGCTATCTGTGGCGCGAGCCGCTCCGGATGGACAACGCGCGGGTGACGGCGGTACTCGGCCGCGAGCCGGTGACGCCGCTCGATACGGCGGTGGAGGCGGCGCTGACGGGGCTCGGGTGCTTGCGATGA
- a CDS encoding LysR family transcriptional regulator, which yields MTIDLNWERYRTFLAVLTEGSLSGAARALGITQPTAGRHVAALEVAFGQTLFTRSPSGLLPTEAALALRGHAEALRSAAAAFERAAASHGAGVRGTVRISASDVIAVEVLPPMLAQLRRDHPGLVIELVPTDRIQDVLNREADIAVRMAPPAQDALVARRVGEIDIGLFARDDYLARNGTPSTTGELAHHALIGFDTVTPFIRSAGRGMPLWKRDAFALRTDSNLAQLAMIRAGYGIGFCQNGLAKRDARLVRVLPDGPTMKLETWVVMHEDLRTSPRCHAVFDALANGLRAYADGTAD from the coding sequence ATGACCATCGATCTGAACTGGGAACGCTACCGCACCTTCCTGGCCGTGCTGACGGAAGGCTCGCTGTCGGGCGCGGCGCGCGCGCTCGGCATCACCCAGCCGACGGCCGGCCGCCACGTCGCGGCGCTGGAGGTCGCATTCGGCCAGACGCTGTTCACGCGCTCGCCGTCGGGGCTGCTACCGACCGAGGCGGCCCTCGCGCTGCGCGGCCATGCCGAGGCGCTGCGCAGCGCGGCGGCCGCGTTCGAGCGGGCGGCCGCGAGCCACGGCGCGGGTGTGCGCGGCACCGTGCGAATCTCGGCCAGCGACGTGATCGCGGTCGAGGTGCTGCCGCCGATGCTCGCGCAGTTGCGGCGCGACCATCCGGGGCTCGTGATCGAACTGGTGCCGACCGACCGCATCCAGGACGTACTGAACCGCGAGGCCGACATCGCGGTGCGGATGGCGCCGCCCGCGCAGGACGCGCTCGTCGCGCGGCGCGTCGGCGAGATCGACATCGGGCTGTTTGCGCGCGACGACTACCTGGCGCGCAACGGCACACCGTCGACCACCGGCGAACTCGCCCATCACGCGCTGATCGGGTTCGATACGGTCACGCCGTTCATCCGCTCGGCCGGGCGCGGGATGCCGTTGTGGAAGCGCGATGCATTCGCGCTGCGCACCGACAGCAATCTCGCGCAACTCGCGATGATTCGCGCGGGCTACGGGATCGGCTTCTGCCAGAACGGGCTCGCGAAACGCGATGCGCGGCTCGTGCGCGTGCTGCCGGACGGGCCCACGATGAAACTGGAAACCTGGGTGGTCATGCACGAGGATCTGCGCACGAGCCCGCGTTGCCACGCCGTGTTCGATGCACTGGCGAACGGGCTGCGCGCGTATGCCGACGGGACGGCCGACTAG
- a CDS encoding LysR family transcriptional regulator produces MRGFDLDQLRTFAAVADAGSLTAAAPRLHLSQSTVSEQVRKLESRAGVPLFVRSKRGVEPTPAGARLLQHARRIVALNEAAFDELRGQAIKGELRVAITDYYRTHEVAGLLARLRECYPQLSLHVSAMKSAEIEAAHARGQIDLGVVMNLSSGPFRPASADTRRVLRREPLSWVTSPALAEQLPEPLPLVLLPDDCMMHQIAVRSLDEQHAPYVLVHSASGVAGLQSMLAAGLGVGCLCASAIGEGLVRLGAKYRLPALPDAVFSLTPPMPGERETVTQAREVLSRQLLM; encoded by the coding sequence ATGCGCGGTTTCGACTTGGACCAGTTACGCACATTCGCGGCGGTGGCGGACGCCGGCAGCCTGACGGCCGCCGCGCCGCGGCTGCACCTGTCGCAGTCGACGGTCAGCGAGCAGGTGCGCAAGCTTGAATCGCGCGCCGGCGTGCCGCTGTTCGTGCGCAGCAAGCGCGGCGTCGAGCCGACGCCAGCCGGCGCGCGCCTGCTGCAGCATGCACGGCGCATCGTCGCGCTGAACGAGGCCGCGTTCGACGAGCTGCGCGGGCAAGCGATCAAGGGCGAGCTGCGCGTCGCGATCACCGACTACTACCGCACGCATGAAGTCGCGGGCCTGCTCGCGCGGCTGCGCGAGTGCTACCCGCAACTGAGCCTGCATGTGAGCGCGATGAAGAGTGCGGAGATCGAGGCCGCCCATGCGCGCGGGCAGATCGATCTCGGCGTCGTGATGAACCTGTCGAGCGGCCCGTTCCGGCCTGCGTCGGCCGATACGCGCCGGGTGCTGCGGCGCGAGCCGCTGTCGTGGGTCACGTCGCCCGCGCTCGCCGAGCAGCTGCCCGAGCCGCTGCCGCTCGTGCTGCTGCCGGACGACTGCATGATGCATCAGATCGCGGTGCGCTCGCTCGACGAGCAGCACGCGCCGTACGTGCTCGTGCACAGCGCGTCAGGTGTCGCGGGGCTGCAGTCGATGCTCGCGGCGGGGCTCGGCGTCGGCTGCCTGTGCGCGTCGGCGATCGGCGAGGGCCTCGTGCGGCTCGGCGCGAAATACCGGCTGCCGGCGCTGCCCGACGCGGTGTTCTCGCTGACGCCGCCGATGCCGGGCGAGCGCGAGACGGTCACGCAGGCGCGCGAGGTGCTGTCGCGGCAGTTGCTGATGTGA
- a CDS encoding MFS transporter gives MSDNTLAPCTPAGAAAAAPPRSHHGWALVVLLVGAILPPLDYFIVNLALPAIRDGIGARPAELQLVVSAYACANAVVQITGGRLGDLYGRKRMFMVGMAGFVVASALCGLAGSGAVLVGGRVLQGLFAAILAPQVLATIRSVFSPQEQVRVMGFYGFVFGLAAVIGQLGGGALISLHPFGLGWRAIFLVNVPIGILALLGSWRFIPESRPPRGQRIDVPGTVLLSLFLLMLVYPLTHGREAGWPLWMVACIVGALPMLGALLAVEARRLAGGRDALLDVRLLRNPVVALGLTLAFLFYMLSAFFLSYGIYLQGCLNWSPLASGLAILPLGIGFLASPLLMPRLVARFGGYRVLTLGFALLTAGVATAAALAGEHAPGAGFYAGIAAIGVGQGLVLPSVVRIVLAEVDAARAGVASGMVTAMLQIGAAVGAATLGGLFFARLGAQPGALDYVQGFRTAMWALTVVLLVCVALSAALGPMHRRAHAGA, from the coding sequence ATGAGCGACAACACCCTTGCCCCTTGCACCCCGGCCGGCGCGGCCGCCGCGGCACCGCCGCGCAGCCATCATGGCTGGGCGCTCGTGGTCCTGCTGGTCGGCGCCATTCTGCCGCCGCTCGACTACTTCATCGTGAATCTCGCACTGCCGGCCATCCGCGACGGCATCGGTGCGCGCCCGGCCGAGCTGCAGCTCGTCGTGTCGGCCTACGCGTGTGCGAACGCGGTCGTGCAGATCACCGGCGGGCGGCTCGGCGACCTGTACGGTCGCAAGCGGATGTTCATGGTCGGGATGGCCGGCTTCGTCGTCGCATCGGCGTTGTGCGGGCTCGCCGGCAGCGGCGCGGTCCTGGTCGGCGGCCGCGTGCTGCAGGGCCTGTTCGCCGCGATCCTCGCGCCGCAGGTGCTCGCGACGATCCGCAGCGTGTTCAGCCCGCAGGAACAGGTGCGCGTGATGGGCTTCTACGGTTTCGTGTTCGGCCTCGCGGCCGTGATCGGCCAGCTCGGCGGCGGTGCGCTGATCAGCCTGCATCCGTTCGGGCTCGGCTGGCGCGCGATCTTCCTGGTCAATGTGCCGATCGGCATCCTCGCGCTGCTCGGCAGCTGGCGCTTCATCCCGGAGAGCCGGCCGCCGCGCGGCCAGCGCATCGACGTGCCCGGCACGGTGCTGCTGTCGCTGTTCCTGCTGATGCTCGTCTATCCGCTCACGCACGGGCGCGAGGCGGGCTGGCCGCTGTGGATGGTCGCGTGCATCGTTGGCGCGCTGCCGATGCTCGGCGCGCTGCTGGCGGTCGAAGCGCGCCGGCTCGCCGGCGGCCGCGATGCGCTGCTCGACGTGCGCCTGCTGCGCAATCCGGTCGTCGCGCTCGGGCTCACGCTCGCGTTCCTGTTCTACATGCTGAGCGCGTTCTTCCTGAGCTACGGGATCTATCTGCAGGGCTGCCTGAACTGGTCGCCGCTCGCGTCGGGGCTCGCGATCCTGCCGCTCGGCATCGGCTTCCTCGCCAGCCCGTTGCTGATGCCGCGGCTCGTCGCCCGGTTCGGCGGCTATCGCGTGCTCACGCTCGGCTTCGCGCTGCTCACGGCCGGCGTCGCAACCGCCGCCGCGCTCGCCGGCGAACATGCGCCCGGCGCGGGCTTCTATGCGGGCATCGCGGCGATCGGCGTCGGGCAAGGGCTCGTGCTGCCGTCGGTCGTGCGGATCGTGCTCGCGGAAGTCGACGCGGCGCGCGCCGGGGTCGCGTCCGGCATGGTCACCGCGATGCTGCAGATCGGCGCGGCCGTCGGTGCGGCAACGCTCGGCGGATTGTTCTTCGCGCGGCTCGGCGCGCAGCCGGGGGCGCTCGACTACGTGCAAGGATTCAGGACGGCGATGTGGGCGCTGACGGTCGTGCTGCTCGTATGCGTCGCGCTGTCGGCCGCGTTGGGGCCGATGCATCGGCGGGCGCATGCCGGCGCGTGA
- a CDS encoding oxidoreductase-like domain-containing protein has translation MTKPATADTPDDDPRPTPPEQPELEDCCNSGCSPCVFDLYDEALARYRVELAEWEARHASRKHHP, from the coding sequence GTGACCAAGCCTGCCACCGCGGATACGCCGGACGACGATCCGCGTCCCACCCCGCCCGAACAACCTGAACTGGAAGACTGCTGCAACAGCGGCTGCTCGCCGTGCGTTTTCGACCTGTACGACGAAGCGCTGGCGCGCTATCGCGTCGAACTGGCCGAATGGGAAGCGCGCCACGCGTCGCGCAAGCATCACCCGTGA
- a CDS encoding RidA family protein, producing MAEAVNPPELWAPFGAFSMAVVQGDGRIVHLKGQVALDKDGHVVGAADMCAQVRQTLGNIRDVLAAMGGQMQDVISLVHYATDIDAFMQAGDIRETFFAEPYPVTTTVQVERLYRPDLLIEIAAIAEIPRARFRMR from the coding sequence ATGGCCGAAGCAGTGAATCCGCCGGAACTCTGGGCGCCGTTCGGCGCGTTCTCGATGGCCGTGGTCCAGGGCGACGGCCGGATCGTCCATCTGAAGGGACAGGTCGCACTCGATAAGGACGGACACGTCGTCGGTGCCGCCGACATGTGCGCGCAGGTCCGGCAAACGCTCGGCAACATTCGCGACGTGCTCGCCGCGATGGGCGGGCAGATGCAGGATGTGATCTCGCTGGTTCACTACGCGACCGACATCGACGCGTTCATGCAGGCCGGCGACATCCGCGAGACGTTCTTCGCCGAACCCTATCCGGTGACGACAACCGTCCAGGTCGAACGTCTGTACCGCCCCGACCTGCTGATCGAAATCGCGGCGATCGCGGAAATTCCGCGCGCGCGATTCCGCATGCGTTGA
- a CDS encoding SDR family NAD(P)-dependent oxidoreductase, giving the protein MEHDLTGKAVAITGGFGHLGVATAAWLGQRGARVALIGRGAAPDAQALPGVPADALRIGGIDLVDPQAAARALDTVNREFGRVDALLNIAGAFTWQTIADGDAATWDRMYELNVKTALNASKAALPYLAASPAGRIVNIGAGAAFKAGAGMGAYAAAKAGVARLTEALAAELLDRGVTVNALLPSIIDTPPNRADMPDADFSRWVRPEQLAATIGFLLSADAQAITGASIPVSGRVE; this is encoded by the coding sequence ATGGAACACGACCTGACAGGCAAGGCAGTCGCGATCACCGGCGGATTCGGCCATCTCGGCGTCGCCACGGCCGCATGGCTCGGCCAACGCGGCGCCCGCGTCGCGCTGATCGGCCGCGGCGCGGCGCCGGACGCGCAGGCGTTGCCCGGCGTGCCGGCCGATGCGCTGCGCATCGGCGGCATCGACCTCGTCGATCCGCAGGCGGCCGCGCGCGCGCTCGACACCGTGAATCGCGAATTCGGCAGGGTCGACGCGCTGCTGAACATCGCCGGTGCGTTCACATGGCAGACGATCGCCGACGGCGATGCAGCCACGTGGGACCGCATGTACGAACTGAACGTGAAGACGGCGCTGAACGCGTCGAAGGCCGCGCTGCCGTATCTGGCGGCGAGTCCGGCCGGCCGTATCGTCAACATCGGGGCCGGCGCGGCGTTCAAGGCAGGCGCGGGCATGGGCGCCTATGCGGCGGCGAAGGCAGGCGTCGCGCGGCTCACCGAGGCACTGGCGGCGGAGTTGCTCGATCGCGGCGTGACCGTGAACGCGCTGCTGCCGAGCATCATCGACACGCCGCCGAACCGTGCGGACATGCCGGACGCGGACTTCTCGCGCTGGGTCCGGCCCGAACAGCTCGCGGCGACGATCGGGTTCCTGCTGTCGGCCGATGCGCAGGCGATTACCGGCGCCTCGATTCCGGTGAGTGGGCGCGTGGAGTAG
- a CDS encoding dihydrodipicolinate reductase C-terminal domain-containing protein, whose amino-acid sequence MQVIVVGTGKLATELLGSHRLDPSTCHVMAWSEHARTELQRSDDARHSDARSIVVHAGSGRELPDAIAFCQATGSPLVELSTGSDLETGSHDFPIVLCPNTNILMLKFMSMLETSGHLFRDCRISVTESHQASKTSVPGTAVGIGHSLGIPAQDIRSVRDPNEQRDALQIPDDQLGRHAFHRIRIEDDACSLQFESRVYGAAPYADGVSRIVEAVRQHALEPRRYSIVEFIHNGWL is encoded by the coding sequence ATGCAAGTAATCGTCGTTGGCACCGGCAAGCTGGCAACCGAACTGCTCGGCTCGCACCGGCTCGATCCGTCGACCTGTCACGTGATGGCCTGGTCCGAGCATGCGCGCACCGAGCTGCAACGTAGCGATGACGCCCGACATAGCGACGCCCGTTCGATCGTCGTGCACGCCGGGTCTGGCCGCGAATTGCCGGACGCGATCGCATTCTGCCAGGCAACCGGTTCGCCGCTCGTCGAGCTGTCCACCGGCTCCGACCTCGAAACCGGATCGCACGACTTCCCCATCGTGCTCTGTCCGAATACGAACATCCTGATGCTCAAGTTCATGAGCATGCTGGAAACGAGCGGCCATCTGTTTCGCGACTGCCGCATCAGCGTGACGGAGTCGCACCAGGCCAGCAAGACATCCGTGCCCGGCACCGCGGTCGGCATCGGCCATTCGCTCGGTATTCCAGCGCAGGACATCCGCTCTGTACGCGACCCGAACGAGCAGCGCGACGCATTGCAGATTCCCGACGATCAGCTCGGCCGCCATGCGTTCCACCGGATCCGCATCGAGGACGACGCGTGCAGCCTGCAGTTCGAATCCCGCGTGTACGGCGCGGCCCCTTACGCGGACGGCGTGTCGCGGATCGTCGAGGCCGTCCGGCAGCACGCGCTCGAACCTCGCCGGTATTCGATTGTCGAGTTCATTCACAACGGCTGGCTATAG
- a CDS encoding SDR family oxidoreductase — translation MNAVPGSGRLRADFSGRVVLVTGAAQGIGAAIARRFTQSGAFVALADLNADAAAAQADALVGAGGKARAYRVDAASRDELGALVAAVECDGGRLDVVVHNAAYFPLMPFAQIDEPTLARTLSVNLSALFWLAQAALPAFERAGAGRLLVTSSVTGPRVVYPGLAHYAASKAGVNGFIRAAALELARRNVTVNGVEPGMIRTPAAGNLGDASVAEQIARDIPLARMGEPEDIANAMLFLASADAAYITGQTIVVDGGATLPESGVVLGDA, via the coding sequence ATGAACGCCGTGCCGGGCAGCGGCCGCCTGCGTGCTGATTTCAGCGGCCGCGTCGTGCTGGTCACGGGCGCCGCGCAGGGGATCGGCGCCGCGATCGCGCGTCGTTTCACGCAATCCGGTGCGTTCGTCGCGCTCGCCGATCTCAACGCCGATGCGGCTGCCGCGCAGGCGGACGCGCTCGTCGGCGCGGGCGGCAAGGCGCGCGCGTATCGCGTCGACGCCGCGAGTCGCGACGAACTCGGCGCACTCGTCGCGGCGGTCGAATGCGATGGCGGCCGGCTCGACGTCGTCGTTCACAACGCCGCTTATTTTCCGCTCATGCCGTTTGCGCAGATCGACGAGCCGACGCTCGCGCGGACGCTGTCGGTCAACCTGTCGGCGCTGTTCTGGCTCGCGCAGGCCGCGCTGCCGGCATTCGAGCGCGCGGGGGCGGGGCGGCTGCTCGTCACGTCGTCGGTCACCGGGCCGCGCGTCGTCTATCCGGGGCTCGCGCACTACGCGGCGTCGAAGGCCGGCGTGAACGGCTTCATCCGCGCGGCGGCGCTCGAACTCGCGCGCCGCAACGTGACGGTCAATGGCGTCGAGCCGGGAATGATCCGCACGCCGGCGGCCGGCAATCTCGGCGATGCGTCGGTCGCCGAGCAGATCGCGCGCGACATTCCGCTCGCGCGGATGGGCGAGCCGGAGGACATCGCGAACGCGATGCTGTTTCTCGCGTCGGCCGACGCGGCGTACATCACCGGGCAGACGATCGTCGTCGATGGCGGCGCGACGTTGCCCGAGAGCGGGGTCGTGCTGGGCGATGCATAA